From Streptomyces sp. NBC_00690, a single genomic window includes:
- a CDS encoding vWA domain-containing protein has product MAVFSKSQVPQFSVDVYQNEFLPEGGQEVNAIVTVTSTGGGTTRGVQFTGASTTPDAIPVPPSGAAVVIMVDCSGSMDYPPTKMRNARDATAAAIDTLRDGVEFAVVAGTHRATEVYPGDGRLAVADAGSRAAAKDSLRRLSASGGTAIGTWLRLTAALLATANSAIRHGILLTDGRNEHETPEELQKALRAATGHFTCDARGVGTDWEVKEVTGIASALLGTADIVADPTHLAEDFTGMMEKAMGKGIADVALRLWTPVGVEIKYVKQVAPSVEDLTPRRTQAGPRAGDYPTGSWGDESRDYHVCVEVPQASIGQEMLAARASLIIPSVDGSAPQVLSQGLIRAVWTDDMAASTSINPQVAHYTGQAELAQVIQQGLDARKSGHIDDATAKLGRAVQLAAASGNEDTAKLLSKVVDVVDVATGTVRLKAKVADADEMTLETRSTKTVRVKK; this is encoded by the coding sequence ATGGCCGTTTTCTCCAAGTCCCAGGTGCCGCAGTTCTCCGTCGACGTGTATCAGAACGAGTTCCTGCCCGAAGGCGGACAGGAGGTGAACGCGATCGTGACGGTCACCTCGACCGGTGGGGGCACCACCCGGGGAGTACAGTTCACGGGCGCTTCGACGACGCCCGATGCGATACCGGTGCCACCTTCGGGCGCGGCCGTCGTCATCATGGTCGACTGCTCGGGTTCGATGGACTATCCGCCGACCAAGATGCGCAATGCTCGCGATGCCACCGCCGCCGCGATCGACACCCTGCGCGACGGTGTGGAGTTCGCCGTGGTCGCGGGTACGCACCGGGCCACGGAGGTCTATCCGGGCGATGGACGACTGGCGGTCGCCGACGCCGGCAGCCGGGCGGCGGCCAAGGACTCGCTCCGCAGGCTCTCGGCGAGCGGGGGTACGGCCATCGGCACCTGGCTGCGACTGACGGCCGCTCTGCTCGCCACGGCCAACAGCGCCATCCGGCACGGAATCCTGCTGACCGACGGACGCAACGAGCACGAGACTCCGGAGGAGTTGCAGAAGGCACTGCGGGCCGCCACCGGACACTTCACCTGTGACGCGCGGGGCGTGGGGACCGACTGGGAGGTCAAGGAGGTCACCGGAATCGCGTCCGCGCTGCTGGGCACGGCTGACATCGTCGCCGACCCGACCCATCTCGCCGAAGACTTCACCGGGATGATGGAGAAGGCGATGGGCAAGGGGATCGCCGATGTTGCCCTGCGCCTGTGGACACCCGTCGGGGTGGAGATCAAGTACGTCAAGCAGGTCGCTCCCTCGGTCGAGGACCTGACCCCGCGGCGCACCCAGGCCGGCCCGCGCGCCGGCGACTACCCGACCGGCTCGTGGGGCGACGAGTCCCGCGATTATCACGTGTGCGTGGAAGTGCCCCAGGCCAGCATCGGACAGGAAATGCTGGCGGCCCGCGCTTCCTTGATCATCCCGTCCGTGGACGGGAGCGCGCCCCAGGTGCTCTCCCAGGGGCTGATACGAGCGGTCTGGACGGATGACATGGCGGCATCGACGTCCATCAACCCGCAGGTGGCGCACTACACAGGCCAGGCTGAACTAGCACAAGTCATCCAACAAGGGCTCGATGCTCGCAAGTCCGGTCATATCGATGATGCGACGGCCAAGCTGGGACGCGCGGTGCAGCTCGCCGCCGCCTCGGGGAACGAAGACACTGCGAAACTCCTTTCGAAGGTGGTGGACGTGGTCGACGTCGCGACAGGTACTGTGCGACTGAAGGCCAAGGTCGCGGACGCCGACGAGATGACTCTCGAAACACGCTCCACAAAGACGGTGCGCGTGAAGAAGTGA
- a CDS encoding FHA domain-containing protein, which translates to MPTCPNGHQSGSDDWCEVCGHRMAPGAPPGAAPPPSYGYPGQGDPNATAVAELCPQCRTPREAMAPYCEECRYNFLTHTATSYTPLAPPPQQQQSGLNLPSGFTSQPPPPQQGHGQQHDAFDYQGSRPSQLNRPAEPLNDPSGRQHSGYAQPPGFPQGPGHQAPPSYQQQSAPPIPQQPHQTGSDDWMIPPPSQGQGSPGPQSQGMQAGMSLFQQQSGPSSHGSAPSQYGEQGRQMQSGGHEQGDPGRHQSAPSYQSQGAWSAVIAPDREYFLAMMQRSGPDATGLTVPAYSPEQHLPLSGSQITIGRRRQSTGEAPDIDLSVPPEDPGVSHKHAVLVQQQDGSWAVVDQNSTNGTTINGGEEPIQPYVPVPLNDGDRVHVGAWTTITVRRG; encoded by the coding sequence ATGCCGACCTGCCCGAACGGACACCAGTCGGGTTCCGATGACTGGTGCGAGGTCTGCGGCCACCGCATGGCCCCCGGCGCTCCTCCAGGAGCCGCACCACCGCCGTCGTACGGCTACCCCGGTCAGGGCGACCCGAACGCCACCGCCGTGGCCGAGTTGTGTCCGCAGTGCCGCACCCCGCGCGAGGCGATGGCCCCGTACTGCGAGGAGTGCCGGTACAACTTCCTGACGCACACGGCGACCTCCTACACCCCCCTCGCGCCGCCGCCACAGCAGCAGCAGTCGGGGTTGAATCTGCCCTCGGGGTTCACCAGCCAGCCGCCCCCGCCCCAGCAGGGCCACGGTCAGCAGCACGACGCCTTCGACTACCAGGGTTCGCGACCGTCACAGCTCAACCGGCCGGCCGAGCCGCTGAACGACCCGTCCGGCCGGCAGCACTCCGGCTATGCGCAGCCCCCCGGTTTCCCGCAGGGACCCGGGCACCAGGCGCCGCCCTCGTACCAGCAGCAGTCCGCTCCCCCGATACCCCAGCAGCCGCACCAGACCGGCAGCGACGACTGGATGATCCCTCCGCCCTCCCAGGGCCAGGGTTCCCCCGGGCCGCAGAGCCAGGGCATGCAGGCGGGGATGTCGCTCTTCCAGCAGCAGTCCGGCCCATCCAGCCACGGCAGCGCCCCGTCGCAGTACGGCGAGCAGGGTCGGCAGATGCAGTCCGGTGGCCATGAGCAGGGCGACCCCGGTCGGCACCAGTCCGCTCCGTCCTACCAGTCTCAGGGAGCGTGGAGCGCCGTCATAGCGCCGGACCGCGAATACTTCCTGGCGATGATGCAGCGCAGCGGGCCGGACGCGACGGGGCTCACCGTCCCCGCGTACTCGCCGGAGCAGCACCTACCGCTCTCGGGCAGCCAGATCACCATCGGCCGGCGCCGCCAGTCGACCGGGGAAGCCCCGGACATCGACCTGTCGGTGCCGCCGGAGGACCCGGGCGTCTCGCACAAGCACGCGGTACTGGTGCAGCAGCAGGACGGCTCGTGGGCCGTGGTCGACCAGAACTCCACCAACGGCACCACGATCAACGGCGGTGAAGAGCCGATCCAGCCGTACGTGCCGGTGCCTTTGAACGACGGCGACCGCGTGCACGTCGGCGCCTGGACGACGATCACCGTTCGCCGGGGCTAG
- a CDS encoding methyltransferase domain-containing protein, which yields MGMGLEPYGEPADEARAALVRLITDGGGLTDPAWRLAFEEVPRHLFVPYYFVNRTGRYERLWGEDPDPVRRERWLRGAYYDGPLATRVRDGELISSSSQPSLMAGMLEALQVRPGHSVLEIGAGTGYNAALLCHRLGDSKVTSIDMDAEITESARVHLAAAGYRPAVVTGDGARGCPDRAPFDRIIATCTLPSVPPGWLAQCNPDALILAPLSTGLISLRVRDDVDGRSAEGHFLRTSAYFVALRGSDAVPERRIGGLPRRLLENDLFRFLLTLTAGSLDPREALSLWEREGHPLRDRFGVTVTADHQWAWLDDPDGPYAWPLGRTATE from the coding sequence ATGGGGATGGGACTGGAACCGTATGGCGAGCCCGCCGACGAGGCGCGGGCGGCTCTCGTGCGGCTGATCACGGACGGGGGCGGACTGACCGACCCCGCTTGGCGTCTCGCCTTTGAAGAGGTGCCTCGGCACCTCTTCGTGCCCTACTACTTCGTGAACCGCACGGGCAGATACGAGCGGCTCTGGGGCGAAGATCCCGACCCGGTGCGAAGGGAGCGCTGGTTGCGCGGGGCGTACTACGACGGTCCGCTGGCCACCCGGGTGCGGGACGGCGAACTGATCTCGTCCAGCAGTCAGCCGTCGCTCATGGCCGGGATGCTCGAAGCCCTTCAGGTGCGGCCCGGCCACTCGGTGCTGGAGATCGGGGCGGGCACCGGCTACAACGCCGCCCTGCTCTGCCATCGGCTCGGGGATTCCAAGGTCACCAGCATCGACATGGACGCGGAGATCACCGAGTCCGCCCGGGTGCATCTCGCAGCGGCGGGCTACCGTCCAGCCGTGGTCACCGGTGACGGAGCGCGGGGCTGCCCCGACCGGGCCCCCTTCGACCGGATCATCGCGACCTGCACCTTGCCGTCCGTTCCCCCCGGCTGGTTGGCCCAGTGCAACCCGGACGCCCTCATCCTTGCGCCACTGTCCACCGGGCTGATCTCCCTCAGGGTGCGCGACGACGTCGACGGGCGCAGCGCGGAGGGGCACTTCCTGCGGACGTCCGCGTACTTCGTCGCACTGCGCGGATCAGACGCGGTGCCGGAGCGACGCATCGGCGGACTTCCCCGTCGGCTGCTGGAGAATGATCTCTTCCGCTTCTTGCTGACCCTGACCGCCGGCAGCCTCGATCCACGGGAGGCGCTCTCACTGTGGGAGCGCGAGGGGCATCCGCTGCGCGATCGGTTCGGAGTGACGGTCACGGCCGATCACCAGTGGGCCTGGCTCGACGACCCGGACGGTCCCTACGCCTGGCCGCTCGGGCGTACGGCCACGGAGTAG
- a CDS encoding globin, which translates to MNDIPRGTLQEQTFYEQVGGEETFRRLVHRFYQGVAGDPELRAMYPEEDLGPAEERFRLFLIQYWGGPRTYSENRGHPRLRMRHAPFKVDQAAHDAWLRHMRDAVDELDLAPEHEETLWSYLTYAAASMLNTPG; encoded by the coding sequence GTGAACGACATCCCGCGCGGCACGCTTCAGGAGCAGACCTTCTATGAGCAGGTCGGCGGCGAAGAGACGTTCCGTCGTCTGGTGCACCGCTTCTACCAGGGCGTCGCCGGGGACCCCGAGTTGCGGGCGATGTACCCGGAGGAGGACCTCGGCCCCGCGGAGGAGCGCTTCAGGCTCTTCCTGATCCAGTACTGGGGCGGCCCGCGCACCTACAGCGAGAACCGCGGTCATCCCCGACTGCGGATGCGGCACGCGCCATTCAAGGTGGACCAGGCAGCACACGACGCCTGGCTCAGGCATATGCGGGACGCCGTCGACGAATTGGACCTTGCGCCCGAGCACGAAGAAACGCTGTGGAGCTACTTGACCTACGCGGCGGCTTCCATGCTGAACACCCCCGGCTAA
- a CDS encoding acyl-CoA thioesterase, producing MARHIYRCPLRWSDMDAFGHVNNVVFLRYLEEARIDFMFRLAPGDGSPSFSGGSVVARHEIDYIRPLVHRHEPVIVESWVTRIGAASLTITYEIKDDVSDAQVHGGAGDAPQVYVRASTVVVPYDLAAGRPRRISAEEKSFLQKYLPETEAGTGPATSAAADEDALVG from the coding sequence ATGGCTCGGCACATCTACCGCTGTCCCCTCCGCTGGTCGGACATGGACGCCTTCGGGCACGTCAACAACGTCGTCTTCCTGCGGTATCTGGAAGAGGCGCGCATTGACTTCATGTTCCGACTGGCGCCGGGTGACGGATCCCCCTCGTTCTCCGGGGGGTCTGTGGTCGCGCGGCACGAGATCGACTACATACGGCCGCTCGTCCATCGACATGAACCGGTGATCGTCGAGTCATGGGTGACGCGCATCGGCGCGGCTTCCCTCACCATCACGTACGAGATCAAGGACGACGTTTCGGACGCGCAGGTCCACGGCGGCGCCGGGGACGCTCCGCAGGTCTATGTGCGGGCCTCGACCGTCGTCGTGCCATACGACCTGGCGGCGGGCCGACCGCGCCGAATCAGCGCGGAGGAGAAGTCGTTCCTCCAGAAGTACCTTCCGGAGACGGAAGCCGGGACGGGTCCCGCGACGTCCGCCGCGGCAGACGAGGACGCCCTCGTCGGATGA
- the ettA gene encoding energy-dependent translational throttle protein EttA: MAEYIYTMRKTRKAHGDKVILDDVTLSFLPGAKIGVVGPNGAGKSTVLKIMAGLEHPSNGDAFLSPGYTVGILLQEPPLDESKTVLENVQGGVAEIKGKLDRFNAIAEQMATDYSDALLDEMGKLQEELDHANAWDLDAQLEQAMDALGCPPGDWAVTNLSGGEKRRVALCKLLLEAPDLLLLDEPTNHLDAESVQWLEAHLAKYAGTVVAITHDRYFLDNVAGWILELDRGRAIGYEGNYSTYLESKQSRLKVEGQKDAKRAKRLKEELEWVRSNAKGRQAKSKARLARYEEMAAEADKMRKLDFEEIQIPPGPRLGSVVVEVENLSKGFGDKLLIDDLSFTLPRNGIVGVIGPNGAGKTTLFKMIQGLEEPDSGVIKVGETVKISYVDQSRANIDPKKSLWAVVSDELDYINVGQVEMPSRAYVSAFGFKGPDQQKPAGILSGGERNRLNLALTLKQGGNLLLLDEPTNDLDVETLSSLENALLEFPGAAVVVSHDRWFLDRVATHILAYEGESKWFWFEGNFDSYEKNKIERLGADAARPHRATYKKLTRG, translated from the coding sequence TTGGCTGAGTACATCTACACGATGCGCAAGACGCGCAAGGCGCACGGCGACAAGGTCATCCTCGATGACGTGACGCTGAGCTTCCTGCCCGGCGCGAAGATCGGTGTGGTCGGCCCAAACGGCGCCGGTAAGTCCACCGTCTTGAAGATCATGGCTGGTCTGGAGCACCCCTCCAACGGCGATGCGTTCCTGTCGCCCGGCTACACGGTCGGCATCCTGCTCCAGGAACCGCCGTTGGACGAGTCCAAGACGGTCCTGGAGAACGTCCAGGGCGGTGTCGCCGAGATCAAGGGCAAGCTCGACCGGTTCAACGCGATCGCCGAGCAGATGGCGACCGACTACTCGGACGCCCTGCTCGACGAGATGGGCAAGCTCCAGGAGGAGTTGGACCACGCCAACGCCTGGGACCTCGACGCCCAGCTGGAGCAGGCGATGGACGCCCTCGGCTGCCCGCCCGGGGACTGGGCAGTCACCAATCTCTCCGGTGGTGAGAAGCGCCGCGTCGCCCTGTGCAAGCTGCTGCTGGAAGCCCCCGACCTGCTGCTCCTCGACGAGCCCACCAACCACCTCGACGCCGAGTCCGTGCAGTGGCTTGAGGCCCACCTCGCCAAGTACGCGGGCACCGTCGTCGCCATCACCCACGACCGGTACTTCCTCGACAACGTCGCCGGCTGGATCCTCGAACTTGACCGCGGTCGCGCCATCGGCTACGAGGGCAACTACTCCACTTACCTGGAGTCCAAGCAGTCCCGGCTCAAGGTCGAGGGGCAGAAGGACGCCAAGCGCGCCAAGCGCCTCAAGGAGGAGTTGGAGTGGGTCCGCTCCAACGCCAAGGGGCGCCAGGCCAAGTCCAAGGCCCGTCTCGCTCGCTACGAGGAGATGGCGGCCGAGGCCGACAAGATGCGGAAGCTGGACTTCGAGGAGATCCAGATCCCGCCGGGCCCCCGGCTCGGCAGTGTCGTCGTGGAGGTCGAGAACCTCTCGAAGGGCTTCGGCGACAAACTCCTCATCGACGACCTCAGCTTCACGCTGCCCCGTAACGGCATCGTCGGTGTCATCGGCCCGAACGGCGCCGGCAAGACCACCCTGTTCAAGATGATCCAGGGCCTCGAAGAGCCCGACTCCGGTGTCATCAAGGTCGGCGAGACGGTCAAGATCTCCTACGTCGACCAGAGCCGCGCCAACATCGACCCCAAGAAGTCGCTGTGGGCCGTGGTCTCCGACGAACTCGACTACATCAACGTCGGCCAGGTCGAGATGCCGTCCCGCGCCTATGTCTCCGCCTTCGGATTCAAGGGCCCGGACCAGCAGAAGCCCGCGGGCATCCTCTCGGGCGGTGAGCGCAACCGGCTGAACCTCGCGCTCACCCTGAAGCAGGGCGGCAATCTGCTGCTCCTCGACGAGCCCACCAACGACCTCGACGTCGAGACCCTGTCGTCCTTGGAGAACGCCCTGCTGGAGTTCCCCGGTGCGGCCGTGGTCGTCTCCCACGACCGTTGGTTCTTGGACCGAGTGGCGACGCACATCCTCGCGTACGAGGGTGAGTCGAAGTGGTTCTGGTTCGAGGGCAACTTCGATTCGTACGAGAAGAACAAGATTGAGCGACTCGGTGCGGACGCGGCCCGTCCGCACCGCGCCACGTACAAGAAGCTCACCCGAGGCTGA
- a CDS encoding Cys-Gln thioester bond-forming surface protein — MFHTRPAPRSKGNAVFAKFAVSAVGRGAVRRLATAALVSGFIATGAIVGAGVAVADDSTQHQGGAVATLNGLTTFDRAVLRVNGKGHSIPAGVFELTVDGGGRLKTYCIDIHNPTQDQAKYLETSWSETSLGGNKNAGKIRWILQHSYPQVDDLAELAKAAKTGPLTQKAAAAGTQVAIWRYSDNADVTAVDPAAEKLADWLHKKAKKLSEPQASLTLEPSAVSGKSGSRIGPVTVRTDADRVAIAPPADTAVSGVQITDLAGQPIASAVNGSKVYFDVPAGTPDGTAELSAQAATSIPVGRAFAASSKSQTQILAGSSESTVSATAVATWAQTGAIPAVSARKNCAEGGIDVTVSNRGDAPLTVDVAGTAHTVPVGASKTVTVPVAEDQPYQFAVTGPGGFSKTFAGLLDCKVTGAPDIETAAQAPGTQTGPPTAVGSVTTGPATGGLSTALEGDLAATGGSDYTPVIAGTAVILVVIGGGAVFFLRKKKTPEPGGGRNDQAARPGTDA; from the coding sequence ATGTTCCACACGCGACCGGCGCCTCGCTCGAAGGGGAATGCTGTGTTTGCGAAGTTCGCCGTGTCCGCTGTCGGCAGGGGGGCCGTACGTCGTCTGGCAACGGCGGCTCTGGTGTCGGGATTCATCGCGACGGGGGCCATCGTCGGTGCGGGTGTTGCGGTCGCCGACGACAGCACTCAGCATCAAGGCGGAGCCGTGGCCACGCTCAACGGTCTGACGACCTTCGACCGTGCCGTACTGCGCGTCAACGGTAAGGGGCACTCCATCCCCGCAGGTGTCTTCGAGCTCACCGTCGATGGTGGTGGTCGGCTGAAGACGTACTGCATCGACATCCACAACCCGACCCAGGACCAGGCGAAGTACCTGGAGACCTCCTGGAGCGAAACCTCGCTGGGCGGAAACAAGAACGCCGGCAAGATCCGTTGGATACTCCAGCACTCCTACCCCCAGGTCGACGATCTGGCCGAGTTGGCGAAGGCGGCCAAGACCGGTCCGCTCACTCAGAAGGCGGCTGCGGCGGGCACCCAGGTCGCGATCTGGCGCTACTCGGACAACGCCGATGTCACGGCGGTCGATCCCGCGGCCGAAAAGCTGGCGGACTGGCTGCACAAGAAGGCCAAGAAGCTCAGCGAGCCACAGGCGTCCCTCACCCTCGAACCGAGCGCGGTGTCCGGCAAGAGCGGGAGTCGCATCGGTCCGGTCACGGTCCGGACCGACGCGGACCGGGTGGCGATCGCACCACCTGCGGACACGGCCGTCAGCGGTGTGCAGATAACGGATCTGGCCGGCCAGCCCATCGCCTCCGCGGTCAACGGCAGCAAGGTCTACTTCGACGTCCCGGCCGGGACCCCCGATGGAACGGCCGAGCTGTCCGCGCAGGCGGCCACCTCCATACCCGTCGGCCGGGCGTTCGCGGCGTCGAGCAAGAGCCAGACACAGATCCTCGCCGGTTCCAGCGAGTCCACGGTCTCTGCCACGGCCGTGGCGACCTGGGCGCAGACCGGTGCGATCCCTGCCGTCTCCGCGCGGAAGAACTGCGCCGAGGGGGGCATCGACGTCACCGTGAGCAACCGTGGGGACGCACCGCTCACCGTGGATGTGGCGGGCACCGCCCACACGGTCCCCGTCGGGGCGTCGAAGACCGTCACCGTCCCCGTGGCCGAAGACCAGCCCTATCAGTTCGCCGTCACGGGCCCCGGAGGCTTCTCGAAGACCTTCGCAGGGCTCCTGGACTGCAAGGTCACCGGTGCGCCGGACATCGAGACGGCGGCACAGGCCCCGGGCACGCAGACCGGCCCGCCCACCGCCGTCGGGTCCGTGACCACTGGGCCTGCGACGGGAGGGTTGTCGACTGCCCTGGAAGGCGACCTCGCCGCGACGGGCGGTTCCGACTACACCCCGGTGATCGCAGGCACCGCGGTCATCCTCGTGGTGATCGGCGGCGGCGCCGTCTTCTTCCTGCGCAAGAAGAAGACGCCCGAGCCCGGTGGCGGTCGCAATGACCAGGCCGCCCGGCCAGGGACGGACGCATAG
- a CDS encoding GTPase → MTAITGDENPTAQEPVPAPPPAEGARWDDGLIARRAADRSEDPRERTAVGQGAAAAEEELPIGGSYDGPLRARLDALRELIGLSRTRLDQGALTEAGRVLDEASARQRLSSRHTVVAIAGATGSGKSTLFNTLAQVPLSETGLRRPTTAAPIACSWSEGAAGLLDRLAIPSRLRRRPLAGGADELSGLVLIDLPDHDSALVRHRDQVDRVLALVDAVIWVVDPEKYADAALHERYLRPLAGHAEVTFVVLNQIDRLPGDAADQILDDLRRLLDDDGMAVGEHGEPGATVLSLSALTGEGVDELREVIGTFVQERSAAAHRLAADVDVAAAKLRTSYVADGRTGLDERTREDFADRLAEAVGAKAAGEAAEREWRRHAGRACGTPWLRLWRWYERTRTPGAALTPVAPPVEEELTARQRVEQAVRTVADEAAAGLPTPWAQAVREAAVRGAEGLPEALDELAVREATTTGKRPLRPAWWPAAVMAQAGMTLLQIYGGLWLVGQIIGFMSPGLIVPALLMAAGIVGGPLVELACTAAVRGPARRYGQDAERRLREAAAGCGRARVLDPVAGELMRYREVREQYATVAGKTGAVTGTRGRAPRSLHGGPRGGSGGATKRAGGGPTADIDGHEVRTGGGTQLGVTGFSTTGR, encoded by the coding sequence GTGACCGCCATCACGGGCGACGAGAACCCGACCGCCCAAGAGCCCGTACCCGCGCCGCCGCCCGCCGAGGGCGCCCGCTGGGACGACGGGCTCATCGCCAGACGTGCCGCCGACCGCAGCGAAGACCCTCGGGAGCGTACGGCCGTCGGCCAGGGCGCAGCCGCCGCCGAGGAGGAGCTACCGATCGGCGGCAGCTACGACGGCCCCCTGCGCGCCCGACTGGATGCGCTGCGCGAACTCATCGGCCTCTCCCGCACGAGGCTCGACCAGGGCGCGCTCACCGAGGCCGGGCGGGTCCTCGACGAAGCATCCGCCCGCCAACGGCTCTCCTCGCGCCACACCGTCGTCGCCATCGCCGGCGCGACGGGCAGCGGAAAGTCCACCCTCTTCAACACGCTCGCCCAGGTGCCGCTCTCCGAGACCGGACTCCGCAGACCGACCACGGCAGCCCCCATCGCCTGTAGCTGGTCAGAAGGTGCCGCCGGCCTCCTCGACCGCCTGGCCATCCCCTCCCGGCTGCGCCGCCGCCCGCTGGCCGGAGGCGCCGACGAACTGTCCGGCCTGGTGCTCATCGACCTCCCCGACCATGACTCGGCCCTGGTCAGACATCGCGACCAGGTCGATCGGGTCCTGGCCCTCGTCGATGCCGTGATCTGGGTCGTCGACCCCGAGAAGTACGCGGACGCAGCGCTGCACGAAAGGTATCTGCGTCCGCTGGCCGGCCACGCCGAAGTCACGTTCGTCGTGCTCAACCAGATCGACCGGCTACCCGGTGACGCGGCTGACCAGATCCTTGATGACCTGCGCAGACTCCTTGACGACGACGGCATGGCGGTGGGCGAACACGGTGAACCCGGCGCCACCGTCCTCTCCCTCTCCGCGCTCACCGGCGAAGGCGTCGACGAACTGCGCGAGGTGATCGGCACCTTCGTCCAGGAGCGGTCCGCAGCCGCCCACCGGCTGGCCGCCGACGTCGACGTGGCCGCAGCCAAACTGCGTACGTCCTATGTGGCCGACGGCAGGACCGGACTCGACGAGCGGACGCGCGAGGACTTCGCGGACCGCCTCGCCGAGGCGGTCGGAGCCAAGGCGGCCGGCGAGGCGGCCGAACGGGAATGGCGGCGGCACGCGGGGCGCGCCTGCGGTACGCCGTGGCTGCGGCTGTGGCGCTGGTACGAGCGGACGCGCACGCCCGGGGCCGCCCTCACCCCGGTCGCACCACCGGTGGAGGAGGAGCTGACGGCCCGGCAGCGGGTCGAACAGGCGGTCCGTACGGTCGCCGACGAGGCGGCGGCCGGCTTGCCCACCCCTTGGGCGCAGGCCGTGCGCGAGGCCGCGGTCCGCGGCGCCGAAGGGCTGCCCGAGGCGCTGGACGAACTGGCCGTGCGCGAGGCGACGACCACCGGCAAACGACCGTTGCGCCCCGCGTGGTGGCCGGCGGCGGTGATGGCCCAGGCAGGGATGACGCTGCTTCAGATCTACGGCGGGCTGTGGCTGGTGGGCCAGATCATTGGATTCATGTCGCCCGGCCTGATCGTTCCCGCCCTGCTGATGGCAGCCGGGATCGTGGGCGGCCCGCTGGTGGAGTTGGCCTGCACGGCTGCCGTACGAGGGCCGGCCAGACGCTACGGACAGGACGCCGAGCGGCGGCTGAGGGAAGCGGCGGCCGGCTGCGGCCGGGCGCGGGTGCTCGACCCGGTGGCGGGGGAGCTCATGCGATACCGCGAGGTCCGCGAACAGTACGCGACGGTGGCGGGTAAGACCGGCGCGGTGACCGGAACCCGGGGTCGGGCTCCGCGCTCCCTCCACGGGGGCCCTAGGGGAGGCTCCGGTGGCGCGACCAAGCGTGCCGGCGGTGGTCCGACCGCGGATATCGACGGCCATGAAGTCCGTACGGGCGGCGGCACCCAGTTGGGAGTGACCGGGTTTTCCACAACCGGGCGGTAG